The genomic segment taacagtagattttaaagtagatttttttaatcGTCCGTTCAATAAATGGATTGCAGTTACAAAAAGTGCAGTTTAGAGTTCAAAACAGTTGATCCTTTAAGGTTGAATATGGTAAAAGCCAACAAAGATGTAACGAGCATGTGGCCAAAATCTGATACATATTTAGAACAAGATCTCGGAGGGATACAATATGAGATAAACAAGTTTAAAGACTATCGGCAATTTGGCATTACACATGCATGCATATAACAAGAAGTAGCAATTGTTTAGCATTACCTCAAACCTTTACAAACCTATGACAGGAACTCTCCATTTTCCACTTGCTAACTCTGGTCCAAGAGGAGGTGGAGCTAATGAATCTTCAATATGTGAAACTTGATAACCGATTCCAGCCATATCTAATAAAACTTTGACTTCCATACATTTGGAAATCAAAcacaatatataaacatataaaaacatattccaataactcatcgagtcaACATATCAAAAGCAgaatcataaacaaaataatccaCTTTTCACAATAGTTAGTTAAGCAGTCCATGTTGCAAAGCTATTTGCGTTTGCAAGCACAATCTAGAGAAACCAACCAATTGTGTAAAGTACCATAATAACTAAAGTCTTGAATTTCAAGGACAgtctctatatatgtataccAGTTTCAATCCATCCAATCCTTTTCACGTAAAAGAAAAGAACGATGAGATCAAAGCAATAAAGAGTTGTGTAAGACCAAATTAGTTAAGATAAAAAGCCTACACATCATTCCTGAATCTATCAAAGCACTGAGGTCAAAACCTACTCATCATTCATATAAATCACGAATCTATTAGATTCGAATACCGATCGAGCATGTCTCTTTAGACGATGTGTATATATCTTGGGattgtggtatatatatatatatatgtatactaatATTGGCGCATTACGTTTTGAATCATAAATATTGCCATGAAGTTTACTAGCTAGTTTAcggtaaaatatatatatatatatatatatatatattttgttttttcgtctacctaaccaaattaaaaaacattatgtttCCAAAATGGTTCAAATAACGCAACATGTCTCCATCTCTTCTAAATCTTGGAATCCATATAAATAGTGGTATGCGGTGGTCCTTTATTGATGCTCAATATGTTGAAGAGACAAACGCAAGAACATGTTTATgtgataataatattttttatattatcaatattgCATTCTTAGTTTAGACATGTTTCTGTGTAATAATACTCCCTTTTGTatttagaatatataattttttaaagattttcacataaattaagaaaaacatttaatgtttataaataaatatatgataattcataaaaacatattttcataattattaaccaatagtagttatcaaaattttaatttctcaattaataattcttaaaatttacaattttctaccattaattaataaaaatatacagaaaatcaatatttgtgatacaagaaaaaaattctaagaAAACAATCTATTGTGATACATAGGAAGCAATAAAGTAAGATTTTCAATATCATGTTCTGAAAACTGACAAATGGTACTTTAATCTTTTGACATGTTTGCACAAAATATGTTTGATGAAACAATGTTACTTACATGAATCCACATATGAAAATGACGTTCATCAATATAAGTATAGGGTGATATATGATTAGTTGTCTCAATCATATGAAAGCTACCTCCAAAGAGAGTATCAGATCAATATCATCCAATCCAGTAGACCTTTATCTGAACCACCACACTGCGAGGTGAGTTTTTGGAATGCACGATCATATATGATTTTACAGCTTTAGTTGTTTGCCTTCCATCCCCGCCTTGACTTTTGTTTAGTAGTTTTTATTATCATTATGtctgttttaaaattatatatgcttTTCTGCTACTTTGGAAATATCTGGTCTCGGTACAAACAAGAgatttaaaaacatttgttgagcaatgtttgattgtttatgtcATGTTATGTTGggtgaaaataaacaaatgttttACTTTTCTGTATTATCTTCtccattttatttactttttttggttttgtcaattatcaaatcaaagcaacatcaacttttttttttgactacaGCTAATTTCAACGCCTACCAAAAAAACACTTTCACCGCAGGAAAAATATAGTGGGCCTTGAACCTGATTTTAAACGGGCCATCGCAATTGACCAGAGCCCAACTTTCGGAGCTGGTGATTTTCCAAAAAATGGTCTCTCTCTCCATTAATTTATATGTGAACTTTACAGTGAACGCACCACAAAATCAAAGCCCTAAAACTCGGTTGTTGCtagagacgacgacgacgactgaGGAAAGTGGTCTTTTCTCTCGTTctcgtcttcgtcttcctcttcctcttgatTCTCTCGTTTTCTATGGAGTTTCGTTGCTTTTTAACAAGACGGATATTTCTTATAAGTTTGTAGTCTACGATCTCTGAATAATCCCTCACCGAATCAACTATAGTTCCAATTTACAAAAACCTTTTCCAAGTTTTTAGCTTCTCCTCTTTGCGTTTCTGGAATACTTTGagtttgaaacttgaaatttataaaacttgaaACTTAGAAACTTAGAAATTTTGTGGTGTTTTCGGAGTTGCTAGGTTTGTAAAAATTCGTTTCGCCCGTGACTCACCTCTTGCTTCGtctttcttctttagctttGAGTTTTGCTGTGGTATAAGAGAACTTGTATAGAAGAATATTGAGATGATGAAACTGAAAATGGTGATTTTTTTGGGCAGTTGAGATCATACAAGAGCTAAGCATTTTGCAACTAATGGATCGTATGGAGTCGTCTAGTGAACAGGTGATTACTTCGTCTCTGTCACTTATACAATCAAAATGATAACTGATTTAAAAGGTGTTATTAGCCTAATTTACTGCAAAAATTATAGAAGAGAGAACCTGTGGAAATGaattgtttcttgttgtttttcttaattttaaaggACGTTGTTGAAGAGAGCAAAAAGCTGGTTGACTCATTGGACTTAGCGCTGGGAGCTCATCCTctaatttcattatcattgttGTAGGAATGGCAGGTATATTATATTGATTAATGCAATGGTCTTGAAAAAATTCACTATGTTGGTTTCTGAGTTTCTTGTTAAGGGActtcaaaacagtttttgataggaggtttttgttggttatgtGCTCAGGTAGTGGAAAAACAAGCTTCCTTCATCGTTTGGTCTGCCATACCTTTGATTCAAAGAGCCGTGGCTATGTGGTGAACCTTGATCCTGCTGTTATGTGTCTACCATTTGGTGCCAACATCGATATTAGAGACACTGTCAAGTACAAGGAAGTTATGAAGCAGTACAATTTGGGGCCTAATGGTGGGATTCTCACTTCACTCAACTTGTTTGCTACAAAATTCGACGAGGTAAAAAAGGCCTCCAGAATTAGAGTCCAAATTATGATTCCAGTCTCACTTGATGGTGGTTCTCTCGGTTTTCCTTCTCTTGATTGCTCTGTCTTTGTTTGCTACTTGTTTTAGGTCGTCTCTGTGATTGAGAAACGTGCAGACCAGCTTGATTATGTCCTTGTTGATACTCCTGGTCAGATTGAAATCTTTACATGGTCTGCTTCTGGGGCTATTATCACTGAAGCTTTCGCTGTTGTCACCTATGTTGTTGATACTCCACGTTCCACAAGCCCAATGACTTTTATGAGTAACATGCTCTATGCTTGTAGCATTCTCTACAAGACTCGGTTGCCTCTCATCTTGGCTTTCAACAAAACCGATGTTGCAGATCACAAGTTTGCGTTAGAGGTGATCTTTCTTTNNNNNNNNNNNNNNNNNNNNNNNNNNNNNNNNNNNNNNNNNNNNNNNNNNNNNNNNNNNNNNNNNNNNNNNNNNNNNNNNNNNNNNNNNNNNNNNNNNNNNNNNNNNNNNNNNNNNNNNNNNNNNNNNNNNNNNNNNNNNNNNNNNNNNNNNNNNNNNNNNNNNNNNNNNNNNNNNNNNNNNNNNNNNNNNNNNNNNNNNNNNNNNNNNNNNNNNNNNNNNNNNNNNNNNNNNNNNNNNNNNNNNNNNNNNNNNNNNNNNNNNNNNNNNNNNNNNNNNNNNNNNNNNNNNNNNNNNNNNNNNNNNNNNNNNNNNNNNNNNNNNNNNNNNNNNNNNNNNNNNNNNNNNNNNNNNNNNNNNNNNNNNNNNNNNNNNNNNNNNNNNNNNNNNNNNNNNNNNNNNNNNNNNNNNNNNNNNNNNNNNNNNNNNNNNNNNNNNNNNNNNNNNNNNNNNNNNNNNNNNNNNNNNNNNNNNNNNNNNNNNNNNNNNNNNNNNNNNNNNNNNNNNNNNNNNNNNNNNNNNNNNNNNNNNNNNNNNNNNNNNNNNNNNNNNNNNNNNNNNNNNNNNNNNNNNNNNNNNNNNNNNNNNNNNNNNNNNNNNNNNNNNNNNNNNNNNNNNNNNNNNNNNNNNNNNNNNNNNNNNNNNNNNNNNNNNNNNNNNNNNNNNNNNNNNNNNNNNNNNNNNNNNNNNNNNNNNNNNNNNNNNNNNNNNNNNNNNNNNNNNNNNNNNNNNNNNNNNNNNNNNNNNNNNNNNNNNNNNNNNNNNNNNNNNNNNNNNNNNNNNNNNNNNNNNNNNNNNNNNNNNNNNNNNNNNNNNNNNNNNNNNNNNNNNNNNNNNNNNNNNNNNNNNNNNNNNNNNNNNNNNNNNNNNNNNNNNNNNNNNNNNNNNNNNNNNNNNNNNNNNNNNNNNNNNNNNNNNNNNNNNNNNNNNNNNNNNNNNNNNNNNNNNNNNNNNNNNNNNNNNNNNNNNNNNNNNNNNNNNNNNNNNNNNNNNNNNNNNNNNNNNNNNNNNNNNNNNNNNNNNNNNNNNNNNNNNNNNNNNNNNNNNNNNNNNNNNNNNNNNNNNNNNNNNNNNNNNNNNNNNNNNNNNNNNNNNNNNNNNNNNNNNNNNNNNNNNNNNNNNNNNNNNNNNNNNNNNNNNNNNNNNNNNNNNNNNNNNNNNNNNNNNNNNNNNNNNNNNNNNNNNNNNNNNNNNNNNNNNNNNNNNNNNNNNNNNNNNNNNNNNNNNNNNNNNNNNNNNNNNNNNNNNNNNNNNNNNNNNNNNNNNNNNNNNNNNNNNNNNNNNNNNNNNNNNNNNNNNNNNNNNNNNNNNNNNNNNNNNNNNNNNNNNNNNNNNNNNNNNNNNNNNNNNNNNNNNNNNNNNNNNNNNNNNNNNNNNNNNNNNNNNNNNNNNNNNNNNNNNNNNNNNNNNNNNNNNNNNNNNNNNNNNNNNNNNNNNNNNNNNNNNNNNNNNNNNNNNNNNNNNNNNNNNNNNNNNNNNNNNNNNNNNNNNNNNNNNNNNNNNNNNNNNNNNNNNNNNNNNNNNNNNNNNNNNNNNNNNNNNNNNNNNNNNNNNNNNNNNNNNNNNNNNNNNNNNNNNNNNNNNNNNNNNNNNNNNNNNNNNNNNNNNNNNNNNNNNNNNNNNNNNNNNNNNNNNNNNNNNNNNNNNNNNNNNNNNNNNNNNNNNNNNNNNNNNNNNNNNNNNNNNNNNNNNNNNNNNNNNNNNNNNNNNNNNNNNNNNNNNNNNNNNNNNNNNNNNNNNNNNNNNNNNNNNNNNNNNNNNNNNNNNNNNNNNNNNNNNNNNNNNNNNNNNNNNNNNNNNNNNNNNNNNNNNNNNNNNNNNNNNNNNNNNNNNNNNNNNNNNNNNNNNNNNNNNNNNNNNNNNNNNNNNNNNNNNNNNNNNNNNNNNNNNNNNNNNNNNNNNNNNNNNNNNNNNNNNNNNNNNNNNNNNNNNNNNNNNNNNNNNNNNNNNNNNNNNNNNNNNNNNNNNNNNNNNNNNNNNNNNNNNNNNNNNNNNNNNNNNNNNNNNNNNNNNNNNNNNNNNNNNNNNNNNNNNNNNNNNNNNNNNNNNNNNNNNNNNNNNNNNNNNNNNNNNNNNNNNNNNNNNNNNNNNNNNNNNNNNNNNNNNNNNNNNNNNNNNNNNNNNNNNNNNNNNNNNNNNNNNNNNNNNNNNNNNNNNNNNNNNNNNNNNNNNNNNNNNNNNNNNNNNNNNNNNNNNNNNNNNNNNNNNNNNNNNNNNNNNNNNNNNNNNNNNNNNNNNNNNNNNNNNNNNNNNNNNNNNNNNNNNNNNNNNNNNNNNNNNNNNNNNNNNNNNNNNNNNNNNNNNNNNNNNNNNNNNNNNNNNNNNNNNNNNNNNNNNNNNNNNNNNNNNNNNNNNNNNNNNNNNNNNNNNNNNNNNNNNNNNNNNNNNNNNNNNNNNNNNNNNNNNNNNNNNNNNNNNNNNNNNNNNNNNNNNNNNNNNNNNNNNNNNNNNNNNNNNNNNNNNNNNNNNNNNNNNNNNNNNNNNNNNNNNNNNNNNNNNNNNNNNNNNNNNNNNNNNNNNNNNNNNNNNNNNNNNNNNNNNNNNNNNNNNNNNNNNNNNNNNNNNNNNNNNNNNNNNNNNNNNNNNNNNNNNNNNNNNNNNNNNNNNNNNNNNNNNNNNNNNNNNNNNNNNNNNNNNNNNNNNNNNNNNNNNNNNNNNNNNNNNNNNNNNNNNNNNNNNNNNNNNNNNNNNNNNNNNNNNNNNNNNNNNNNNNNNNNNNNNNNNNNNNNNNNNNNNNNNNN from the Camelina sativa cultivar DH55 chromosome 12, Cs, whole genome shotgun sequence genome contains:
- the LOC104731354 gene encoding GPN-loop GTPase 1-like, whose translation is MAGSGKTSFLHRLVCHTFDSKSRGYVVNLDPAVMCLPFGANIDIRDTVKYKEVMKQYNLGPNGGILTSLNLFATKFDEVVSVIEKRADQLDYVLVDTPGQIEIFTWSASGAIITEAFAVVTYVVDTPRSTSPMTFMSNMLYACSILYKTRLPLILAFNKTDVADHKFALEWMKDFEVFQAAMYTD